In Brassica rapa cultivar Chiifu-401-42 chromosome A06, CAAS_Brap_v3.01, whole genome shotgun sequence, a single window of DNA contains:
- the LOC103872707 gene encoding two-component response regulator ARR7 — protein sequence MAVGEVMRMEIPAGGDMSVTSPELHVLAVDDSIVDRKVIERLLRISACKVTTVESGARALQYLGLDGDKGASGLKDLKVNLIVTDYSMPGLTGYDLLKKIKESSVFREIPVVIMSSENILPRIEQCLREGAEDFLLKPVKLADVKRIKELIMRNEAEDCKTLSHSNKRKFAEYIDDASSPSPSSSSTHDESAAKDFPSSKRMKSEDDKFSSLL from the exons ATGGCAGTTGGTGAGGTCATGAGGATGGAGATCCCAGCCGGTGGAGATATGTCAGTTACTTCACCAGAGTTACATGTTCTTGCCGTCGATGATAGTATTGTGGATCGTAAAGTCATTGAGAGATTGCTGAGAATCTCAGCCTGTAAAG TGACTACTGTAGAGAGTGGGGCTAGGGCTTTGCAGTACCTTGGCTTAGATGGAGATAAAGGAGCTTCTGGTCTTAAG GATTTGAAGGTGAATTTGATAGTGACGGATTACTCAATGCCAGGACTAACGGGATATGATCTTCTCAAGAAGATTaag GAATCTTCTGTCTTCAGAGAAATACCAGTTGTGATTATGTCATCTGAGAACATCTTACCTCGTATAGAACA ATGTCTGAGAGAAGGAGCAGAGGATTTTCTGTTAAAACCGGTGAAACTAGCTGATGTAAAGCGAATAAAAGAACTTATAATGAGAAATGAAGCAGAGGATTGCAAAACCTTAAGCCATTCTAACAAGAGAAAATTTGCAGAATACATCGATGATgcatcatcaccatcaccatcatcatcatcaactcaTGATGAATCTGCTGCCAAGGACTTTCCATCTTCAAAACGGATGAAATCAGAAGAT